The Elephas maximus indicus isolate mEleMax1 chromosome 17, mEleMax1 primary haplotype, whole genome shotgun sequence DNA segment gaaatgaaaaccaaaaccaaaaaaaacccactgccgtagagtcaattctgattcacagcaaccctacgtgtAGCACAgggtagaaatgtcccataaggtttccaaggctgtaatctttagagaagcagactgccacatttttctcccatggagcagctggtggattcgaaccgctgacttttcagttagcagccaagtgcttaaccactgacccaccagggctcctatgtgaaACAAATGGCAGGGGTGCCAAATTCTACATGTAAGTCACACCAGTCCGGAGCCGTTGGAACTGAGAACGGTAGTGCAGTTGTATGTGCTTGGGGTGTGCTTTACGTGTGCAGGGTATGTGTGCAGTGTGTGGGGAGCATGTTTTTGTGGggagtgtatgtatgtgtggtaTGAGGTAAGGAGTGTGAGTGTATATGTGACAGTATGTGTCATGTgcgtgagtgtgtatgtgtaattTGTGTGTATaactgtgtgtgaatgtgtgagttTCAAGAGAAGTCTCCTCCAGATTTGTTAGAGACAAAACTAGCTATATTATTTGCAGCACTcagtgcaaaataaaaatgtggGGGGCATgttgttaaaaaattattaagaattcaaGACAGCAACAGCAGAGCATCAAGCCAAGCTTGAAGCCCTTCTGAGGATGAGGCCCTGTACTTTTCCTCCCCTCGGCCTTCCTATGCTGCCTTTAAAGGGCCTTGAATTCCCCTGTGTTTTCTTTCCATCCAGCTCCCCAGGGTAACCTTGACCCCAGGAATGTAGGGAGATGCTGGAGCACTCTGGAGAAGAGCCAGAAGTGCAGTGGGGATAGATCCCTTAGCTGTGGCCTGGGCCTTGCAGGACTGGTCTCAACCTTTCTTAACCCTCCTGTGTTTTGGTCTGGGCCTCCTTGGGGGCACCAAAGTCCACGAAGTATCTCTTGGCTCTCAACTCAAAAGCCATCTCCTTAGAATATCCATGTGCCCTCACAGTCCGCCCTGTACCCTGCATGATGGCCCTGCCCTCTGCTTCTAGCTTCAGGCTCCTCCCCGAGCCCCCACTGTGCTCCTCCGAAGTCGCCAGTCAGCAGAGAGTCTACAGAGCATGCACCTCCCAAAGCTGGTGTGCCCTCACAGCTCACCAAGGGCTTCAGTTTTCAGGGGCCTCGATGGGTCCTACCTGGACCTGTGCTGATTTGTACGACTATCCCTGGGAGGAGAAGCAGCAAAGAGGGACCAGGGAGCCAGGCAGGACTGGGCGGGCAGAACTCACGGCCCAGAAATCTCTGTGAGGGGGTGTAGAGGGTGGGGTTTCCTTGAGCCCTTCCTGCTTAGTGTCCTGGTTTTCCTCCTCTTGGTTATGTGTGGTGTGCCTGCTTCAGATCACACTCAGGGCATGCTAATGGGTCATAATGAGGGTGTTCCCATCCCAATACCTATACTTGTCAATAATTAGCAGTGACTTCCTAGGTTCTGGAAGGAGGCAGAGAGCCAGGCCTGCTCCAGCTGGTTTAGCTCAGCGCCCCATTAACATAGCAATTTCAACGTCCCTTAGTGGTGCTTGGGAGTTCCAGGTCTGGCATCTTCCAAGGGTTGAGGGAACTCAAGAACTTACCTTCACCATGCCCCTGATCCTAGCCAGAGACCCGCTCCTACACTCTGTCAAAGGCTGGCTTCTGATCCCTTCCATCTGCCACAGCAACCAAGTGACCGCTGTATGCTTCTGTCAAGGGGATCCCAGTTGGGACTATGTGGACAGACACATCCTGGAGGGCCACCCCAAACAAGGCCACCTGCCTAAGTCAAAGTAAAAATTGTAGAGGAAGGCAGGGGCAAAGTGGGCTTGGGCTCCTTATGTAGAGAGGTGATTTGGCTCAAGTGGTTGGGTAGGGGTGGAAGTTGCTTTGAACTTATTGGTCACCAGTCATGGTACTTTGCCTGTTCCAGAGAGATGGTGATCAAGGCCCCCATGCAGGAGTGTGCTGATAAACTGGCTTTCCAGGGAAATGAAAAAGGTCCTGGTTTAGCATCTGCCAATTTCGGTGGTGTAAATATCCTACCATATCCCATCATATCCCATTTAGAATTGCCAGGTGTTTAAAACTGGCTTACAAAATTCTTGAATATTTAACAATCAATTCTTATTCACGGCCCATGGAGACCACTGCCCCCACCGGCGATCAGCAGCCCTCTCATTCCATGGCTTTGTTGGCATGACACCCTCATCCATACACAGGGTAGACAGCCATTTAGGCTCCCTGTGCTTCGAGGGGCCTAGAAGAAGGCCAGCCAGCTTGCTTCACAGGTTATCACGATGTTCACGGAGCTGAAGCATGTGCAATGACTGCCCAAGTGAACACCAAACCCAATCAAGTGACATGCCATGACCCAAGTGACCAAGGACTGCCCATTTCTACTCCAGAACAACGGGGAGATCTGACCTGAGGGTCTACCACCGGTGGTTGAAAAGTCACAGTCTGGAGCATCTGGCAGTCCCAGCTGACAAGCCGccctacctctcccctccctcggcCCACCAGCCTTCTTACTCATTCTCACTTCCAATTTGGTCCTGGTTTGGCACCTGACCAACAGGAGACCAGGTGTTTGAGGTGATGAACATGAGGGAGCCAGGAAGCCACTGGGTTAGCTCCCCGGGCAATGGGACAACACCCATCCGAGGGCTGGGAGTCCATCCACATTAGTCCATTTGCAGAAGGGGCTTCCTGCTATTGCAGGTGGCTGAGCCATTTCTCTGCATACAGATTTCTCATTGTGCAATCTTCTCGGAGACCCACCTGCTCTTGACACCTCCCCCGTGACTCCATTTCCCCCTCTTCTGGGCTTCTGGAATGTCACAATGGCCCCACCTTGGCCAGGCAGCTACGATGAGAGATGTTGACCCAACTGCCAATCCTCTGGCTCACTGCATTAGGTGGTAGGGGCTGAAGCCAGCAGCAGGGACTGGCGGGTCTTTGGGTGTGGTCAAGGACCCTGGGACTGTGCAGGGCAGGACTGGGGCCAGAGCACCTCTGGGATTCAGCCAGGTTCTGGATGATGAGTGGCACAGGGAGCTGGTGAAGTACAGGCTCTAAGCCAGGGAAAACAGCCCCAGAGCCCAGGTGTGCCACCTTCTTCTTCGTGCATCCTTAGTCTCTCCTGCTTGGTGAGGCCAGGCCTGGGCCCAAAGTAAGTATCTCTGGGGGCTGGAGACAATAAAAAAATGCCAGATTTTGTGTGAGGCCCagactctgattcatagcagaAGACAGACTGGTGAACAAACCATCACAATGCACCATGACATGCATTCAATCAGACATGGGTCCCATGTCCTGGGGACAGAATAAAGGCTGTATGGGAGGTGACATTTAAATAGGATCCCTTTAACAGCCCCAGTCTCTCTGTGTAGGCCCACGCCAGGCCTCCGGCCCCAGGATTCACAGCTCTGCTTTGCGGACATCTTTAGGGGGCTTCCCAGGGTCACCTCCAACCCCGCTAGTGGGAGGGTCACACACAGCCTACTCCAGCCAGAGCTTTCCAAGTTCTCTGTGCCGGCATTGCCAACATGGAGCCATTCCCCCTTTCAGAAAAAAAGGGAGTGAAATTCGTGTTCCCCTTTCCATATAGAGGGCTGGGTTGAGGCGTGGGAAGGGGAGGGCTGTGATGCCTGGGGAAGGGGCTCTCAAAGACTTCCTGGAAGGTAAAAGGGACAAGCAGGGCAGGGAAGAGACAATGTGTGTGGCCCCGTGGATGGGACCTGCCCAGAGCTGGAGTCGGATTCCCCGTAGACCAGGAGCCACCCCATCCTATGTCCACTCCCAGACCTTTCTGGCCCACCAGCCTACTTCAGGGCCTTAATGAGAGCCCACAGGCCCGGGGCTAGCCCCGAAAATGGTTGACTCTGAATTAGGTGTAATCAATGAGGGGAAATTCCTGGAGCGATTGAATTCACGAAAAATGTGTAAcgtctctgtgtgtctcttcagTCATTTAAAAATGATTCCTGTGCCTACTTGACCCTGGGACCCTCCTTTACCTCCCACTCCAGGGCATCTCATGGGATCCAATACTTGGGTTAGAATATCAGAGAAACACCCatccagtgcctggcacctagtaggGGCTCAATCAATGTAAGCTCCTTTCCTTTGGCCACTCCAAGTAATCACTTGGGGGTGAGGACAAAGGGGCTTTCCCAGTCTGAAAACGGTTGGGCACCTGGGTCCCTGCTCCCCCTTCCTTCTCTGGCTGATGACAAACACCAAGATGTCATAACATCCTCAGTGTCCTCATGTGTTTTTCTGGGACATGGACTGGGGAGGGTACCCAGGTAGGCCCCATCTGGCTGTGGCGGGCCTTTCTGGCAACGTGGGCTGGCCTGTGCTGTCTGTGGATGGATGCAGAAGGGTGAGGTACTGATCCTGCTAGTCAGGCAGGATGCTGGCAAGTGGGAGGGTCAAAAAGGGGCGGGGACTGTAGAACAAAGGAGAACGGGGAGCCCTGGGGGCCCAGACTAGGGATCAAAAAGGCTCTGTAGAAAGGAGGCCAGAGCACTGCCTGCCTCTGCATCCAGCAGTCTGTCAGAAATCCCTCACCTGGTCTCTTCTGCTTGCCCACAGCTGGGCAAGTAAGCAGCAGTCCATTTAGAAGGCCTTGCTCTCCAGCGTGATTGCGCCAACACTGCTCTGTGGCTTTCTCTACTTGGTGTGGGTTGCTGCTGCAGTTCCAGAGGAGAACAGAGGCATGGCTGGGAGCGGACACAGGAGCCAGGAAGGCCACCGGGGGCAAGCCTTTGTCCCAGAGCCTTTTGATGGAGCCAACCTCGCCCCACATCTCTGGCTGCACCGCTTAGAGGTCATCAACTACTTCAACGATTGGGACCATGTCACCAAGCTGAGGTACCTGAAAGAGTCCCTCAGGGGAGATGCCCTGGAGGTCTACAGAGGACTCAGCCCTGAGGACCAAGGAGACTATGGGGTTGTGAAAGAGACCCTAATGAAGAATTTTGGGGGCCCCAGTGCTGCCCACAGTCACCTGCCCAAAGAGATCGTCTTTGCCAACAGCATGGGTAAGGGCTACTACCTCAAGGGGAAAATTGACAAAGTGCCTGTTAGGTTCCTGGTGGACTCTGGAGCCCAGGTTTCTGTGGTCCACCCGAGCTTGTGGGAAGAGGTCACTGATGGCGATTTGGACACCCTGCGGCCATTTGAGAATGTGGTCAAAGTGGCCAATGGTGCTGAAATGAAGATCCTGGGTGTCTGGGATACAGCGGTGTCTCTgggcaagctgaagctgaaggcaGAGTTCCTAGTGGCCAATGCAAGTGCCGAAGAGGCCATCATTGGTACTGACGTGCTCCAGGACCACAATGCCGTCCTGGACTTCCAGCATCGTACATGCACcctaaaaggaaagaaattccGCCTTCTGCCTGTTGGAGGGTCCCTGGAAGATGAGTTTGACCTGGAACTCATAGAGGAGGAACCCTCTTCACAGGAGGGGCAGGAGCAGCTCTCCTATTGAGAAACTCCCTTTCCTATACTCCAAGCCTTGGTGGGAAGACCTTCCAGAATAGGGGGGCATATATCCTCAGGGTAGTCAGTGGGCTTGGCCAACCCTCAAAAACCAACCCttgccctccccctccctctgcaGGGGCCCTAATCTGCCCCTGGTGAGGGAGGCACCCATTAAAAAAGGCACAGGTGAGGGAGAGCAGGCAGACTTTCTTCAGGGGAGAGGGTCCCCATTGTTGTCAAGCTACTATTGGTGGCAAAGACTTGAAGGCTAGAAGAAGGTTCGAGAAGAAGGCTAGGAGTGGTTGTCTTTGATGGCAGACTGGGGGACCCTTTCAGATTCTCTGAGGTGTGGCTTAGTCACCTGCAGGTCCACATAGTCTCAGCTGAGCTTGGTATGGCTTCAGGGTCCTCATGAGAAAGTCCCAGCTCATGGGTAAGGATCACAGCTGCTCTGGAATTCTTCCCTGTTGAGTCTTCCCACTGTGTGATGGTATGTTTCCTTCTGTCATTTGCTTTGAGCCTTGTGCCAATTATTCAATTACTTCAAAAACCAATAAAGATTGATTCATGGAAAAACCATGTAATGTGTTGATTGGAGATGAATGGAGTAGATGTGTGAGGGTgggaaaaacaggaaataaatgtcAGTGGGATGGAAGAgccaagtatttactgagtgccatCTATGGTCCTAGCCTGGAGATATaagaggaatatatatatatacaccttggATTTTCTAAGGCAGcctcttcaaatatttttacttatttcctCTGTAATTTCTCTCATCATTTCTAATCTAATCATCTATCCGTTAATCATTTCAAACTACAATATTTTAGCATCCAAATGGCCCCTTACACTCAAAAGTGACCCTAAAGTTATTTGAGAGATGTCTAGATTGGGGATTGAAAAATTGTGGTTATTGTAAACAAACAGGAAAGTACCTGCCTGGCAAAGAGGTTCTTACAGCCCTGCTGGGAGCCAGAACTTGGAGGCAGAAAGCAAGGTCAGGAGTCAAGATTTGACCTGTGTGGGGCAGCCCGAGGAAGCTCTGGAGGATAGAGGAGGGGGCCGCAATGGGTCTCCAGCAACGGGGGCTCCAGAAGTTGGAGGACAGCTTCTTCCTAGAAGGACTTGAAATGAGCCTAACACTAGAGAAGCTAATGGAGTGGGGTGGACATGCCCAGATCAATAAATGGGGTGCTCATCTCTTCTGGGGGTCCAGCTCATATTTTCTTCCAAGTTCCTGCTTCTAGCTCCAAGACTCAGCGAGGTTGGGAATCTGAAAGCCCCCAACCCAAAGGGAGAAGCTGAGTGGATAGAAATCTCCATAAAGGAGTAGATTTGTTTCCAGTCTCACCACCAAGTACATATGGACAGCCAGTTCTCAGGGGCAGGTGACCATACCCTTTGAGCTGACCATGAGCACTGGAAGGTGGCCCAAGGCCAAAGGCTTGGAGCTGCTGGGACTCAGTGATCTGCAGGGAGACAGAAGGGTGGGTAGGGCCATTTTCCCATCATGAGGGTGGAATAGACCTCTTCTGGAAGTCTACCACCTGGATAtcctggagggagagagaagcagCCTGAGTGGGGAGCCAGAATGTGGGGCTCCCTTCTTTGACGCTAAGAAGCCACTGGAACTTGCCTTTGGACCCCCTGAAATTGTCTGAGCTGCTCCTGGCCCATTCCTCCCGGACTCAAGCTGTGATTCTCCCTGGGAATGAGGCCTCCCGCCCAGTCCCTAATCCCCATGGTTTACTGAAGCCTGGTCTCTGGGAAGCCAGACGTCTTAACTGGAATTAGCTTTGTCAGCCCCAGGGCACGTGGGGCACAGGGTGGTGGTGATCtggagaaagcctttcccaggaAAGCAGGCCTGGAGAAGGGGGTGGGGCACAGCGAGAGGGGTTGGGGGAACTGGAGGAGGAGATGGTGCTCACACCTCCCAGATCCTGCATCCCCCTTCTCCAATTTGTTTTTCAATCCTCCTCTCTGCTGACCTAACAAGTGCTGCTTCTCTCCTGGGCCAAACCCTCCCCTGAGGGAACAACCTGGGTGGCACCTCCCTGTGACCTATTTCCCTCTAGGTCCTTCAGGTCCTAGCCACTTGCTAGGCTGAAGGAAGGAGGGTGAGGAGTCCGTGGGGAGGCGATGAGGGGATTGGGGACTGGGTGGCCAGGCTAGAATTCCAGGGCGACACCCAAGCTAccccttccttgccttgccttgcacgCAGTAGGGAGCTGAGCCCTGTCCCAAGAAAcgcaaaccaccaatctttctcaTGCCCTGGTCTGAGTGAGGAGCAGTGGTCTGAGCCAGCAGGTTCCCCACTCCTCCCAGCTCCTGGGGCTGTCCTCAGGTTCTCCCCTGGGGCAAAAGGAACACGGATGTCAGCGGCCCCCATGGCTCTGACCTGGAGGTTGGGAGTGAGACTTAAGACAGGCGCTACGCGTGGGTGTGAGAGAGACCGCAAAAACAAACGTGTGGAACCAGGGCTGCAGGATCGGGGTCAGCTGCTTCCTAGGAGCAGAGTATCAAAGGGGTTGCTGGGAGAGAAGCCAGGAAAAGTGGGTTGAGGCCACATCACAGAAGCCTTGATGCCTGGGTGAGGAATTCTCACTCGACTTACTTGGCAGGTGTTTGAACAGGGGAGGAGCAGAAGATCCCCCTGGCTTCTGAGTCTAGGATGGAGGCAAGGGGCAGCAAAGCAGCCCAGCTTGGAAGTTCTGTATCCAAACTTAGGAAGGGCTGAATTCAAGCTGatgggaaggaagagacagaCGCAGGCATCAATGTAAAGGGTTTAGTCCTGGCTGCACGTTAGACTCAACTGGAAGACCAGTTAAAGTCAGCTCTTCCTGTGATTCTTAGGTTTGAGGCTGCCTGGTGCAATCCCCAGCGGTATATACCTCCTTGCTACTCCagatgtggtccctggaccagcagaagGGCGGCATCAGCAtaacctgggagcttgttagaaatgcagaatctccaTCCCCACCCAGACCTGCACTGAAATCTGCTTTGAAcgagatcctcaggtgattctcgTGCACATGAAAGTTTGAAAAATGCTGGCCTAGAACAGTCTAGTGTTAAGGGGTGACACCTGGTCCCTACAGGACAAACCCTCCCACCCCATAaggaccaaaacaaaaaataaaaacccattgccatcgagttgattccaagacCACCACATACTAAATGCCTACTGATGGCCCCAACTATACTAGATAATCCTCAGGCTTTTACCCAgcagtgattttatttttaaacttttgaaataatttcagacttacaaACAAGTTGCAAGAGTAGTACAAAGAATTCCCATGTATGTTTCACCCAGTTTCCCCAAATATTAATATTCTCCCAATTAACTTTATCATTTTCTCACTCTCATTCTCTTTCCGTATGTGTATATAATTgcttttctgaaccatttgaaaaCTGCGTGTATGATGCACATTTATCTCTAAATACTTTAGTGtttatttctaaaaacaaaacaaaactgagacATTCTCTTATATAACCATaatacccattgctattgagtcgatgccgactcattgaccctatataggacagagcagaactgccctatagggcttccaaggagtagccggtggatttgaactgctgacttttgcttagcagccaagctcttaaccactgtgcctccggAGCTCCATAACCACAATACAATTCTTGAAAttaggaaattaacattgatataataatatataatctGTAGACCTTATTCGAAATTTTCTAATTGTCCCAATAATGACTTTTATGacaaggaaaaaattttttgtctgatccaggatccaatccagcTACACATTGCTTTTAGTTGTTTTTGTCTCATTAAAAATTGTCTCATTAGGCTCCTTTAATTTGGAACAGCCCCTCACTGcgtctttgtctttcatgaccttgacatgtTTTAAGAGTACCGGGCAGTTATTTATTTCCTAGAACTTCCCTCAGTCTGGGGGCATCTGATGTTTTCTTGCGACTGGATTCAGGCTATGTGTTTTTGCCAGGAATACCCAGAAGTGAGGTCGTGTGGCTCACAGGATGCCTATTTGTCCCATTACTGGCGATATTAACGTTAATCATTTGGTCAAGGTAGCATCTGCCAGGCTGCTCCTTTTTAAttaatacatggaaaccctggtggcgaagtgggtaagtgctatggctgctaaccaaaagatcagctctttgaatccaccaggctgtccttggaaagtctatggggcagttctactctgtctatagtgtcgctatgagttggaatcgactcagtggcagtgggttaatTAATTCAAATCTTGTGGGGAGATACTCTGATACTCTAGAAATACGCTGTTTCTCATTAGCCTGTCACCCACTAGATTTAGCATCCATTGATGACCCTTGCCTGAATTGATTATTCCTGTGAGGGTTGCCAAATGGTGATTTTCAattctgtcttttcttctacagtTTTTAGCGGGCACTCAACTCTAAAGAGCTTTCCCTTTAATTCATTAACTACTTTCTTAATTTATATCATTGTGGACTCACAGATCCTTATTTTATTCAATGAGTTATACTTCGTTGCTATCATTTATTTTGATGCACAAATTGTTCTGAATTTGACTGTGGGAACCTCTTCAAGCTGACCCCTATCTCCTGGTGACATATCCCCATCATAATCTGAGCGAGCCCGTCCTTATTTTCTGGCACAACAAGATGTTCCAGGTTCATCTCGTACCTTCCCTGGACCAGCCCTGGAATTAGCCATTTCTCGTGGTGCCCTGAGTGCTTTTAGTGGAGTTTGGTATTCAGAAACTAGGATTTAGGTGCTGGGTGTGCTGATTGTCACTGGGGTATCATTACTCCCAGGTCCTGTCAGTGGTCagggctaaggaaaaaaaaaaaaaaccacaacatATAGTACATCTACAaatatttctctctatatatcttcCTATCTATATTACAAATATGAGTCCATACTGACACCTCCTATTCCAAcccagccccatagggtttgtttTAGCTTTCCCTCTTTCTGTATTTGCAACTCTTTTCTCCAACATTGAGAAACCTGGCTCCGGGTTACTTAATTGCTCAGTCCTAAAACACCCAGAAAGTAGTTTCACATTTGTTAACCCATTGCCTATGAAAGACAAACCTAGAAGCAAACAGTTATTAATCATCTactagcagtgggtttttttttttttttgaaatcctgGTGACGTAGtcgttaagtgttatggctgctaaccaaaaggctggcagtttgaatctaccaggcactccttggaaattctatggggcagttctgctctgttctatagggttgctatgagttggattcgactcgactgcaacagggcAACGGGGAGGTGCTGATGTGGGTGGTCCTTGGCAGCCATGGAAAGGTGTTCTATAAGAAAGATAAATTGTGAGGCCAGAAGAGGCAGGTGCAGTCATCTTAAAAAGAGATTCGGACTCCCAGGGGTACAAGGCTTGCTTTGAGGACCAGGCAGAAGGCCTACTTGATCTGAGGACACAGTGTGTCCGTCAGGAGGACAGCTGGAGTCGGCGACTGACAGCTACAAGCCCTTCTCATGTGGTGATGCTGAGGTAGCCTGGTCTGCCCACCTGGTCCTCAGCTACTGAGGAGACACAGAGGCAGCTGTCAGAGCTGCCACCATCACGCATTCCACTTCCATCAGTCGCTGCTCCTGGCCAGAGTTCACCTTTGCCAAGCAACCTGAGTAATTGGGCTTCCCTGGCCGTGCTTGCCAGGAGGGCAAACTCTGGTCAGGCCACTCTGACCATCCAGTCATTGTGGGTTGTAAATCAGAACTCAAGTTTTGTCTCTGAGTGCTCAGACATTGTGGGGCAGCACCCACCAAGCTGGATTAGCTCTGCAATCCTCTGGACCAGGACTGTGACAAATTCTCCAAAGCATGTGTTACCTGTGGGACTCACCTGAGGCCAGGTTTGCCCTCCTGTCTCTGAACTCCTATTAGAGTATCTTCCTGCCCTGGGACCTGTGTGAGTAAGCTGTGCCGTCAGGTATTCACAGTCTGAAAGAGGGAGATAGCCAGGCCAGTGAACCCAGGGCCCAAGAGTGCAGAAGCAAGAGACACAGGCAGGGGTCACGTCATCTATCTGGGTACGGCGTGGGAGGCAGGAAGGGCTCCACAGAGGAGATCTTTGAGCTGAGTCTTGAAAGATGAGTAGGTGCTTCCCAGGAAGATGCTGGGTAGagggaggaaagggagggaggcGAGGACCAGACAGACTGGCACTGGCTAGCCCGGCCACTGGAGGAGAAGACAGAGAGGACCAGGAGTGGAGGGTCTTGTGTGACCTTTGAGGAGACTCCAGAAGGCCAGAGATAGCAGATGCTGTATTTCTCACAGCTCTGAATGGGCTTGTTCTGTTTTGAACCCCTGCAGAGATTTTgcgtttccaccccagatatactgaatcagaatctacattttaacaagatccccaggtgattcttatgtataacttcctgggagcttgttagaaatgtataTCATGTCAATGGCATATTCAGATTTAAGAAAATGTGTGGGTGGTAGGGGGAGGAATGTGGGtcctaaaacagaaaaaatgcaATAGACTTTATCTCAAGTATCAATTCAGATGGGGCTGTCTGGTGTTCAGTGCCGCAAAGGCTTCTGGGGCTGTGTCCGGACATAGCCATAAAGATGCTATGATTGATTAATGATGTCTGCCCTACCAGAAAGAGTGGAAAGGGAGCACCTGCTGTCTCTGCTGTGGGAAACTCGGAGCCTTTATCCTtaggtggttcagtgatagaatcctcacctcccatgtgggagacccaggttggattcctggtcaatgcacttcaggtgcagccaccacccatctgtcagtgaaggcttttgtggtactgtgatgctgaacaggtttcagcagagcttccagactaagacagactaggaagaaagccctcgtgatctacttctgaaaatcagccagtgaaaaccctatagatcacaatggttcagTACAGTTGTGCATggacggggtcgctgtgagttgggatttgATTCGCCAGTAGCTAATGGCAACAACATCCTTAGGAGCCACTACCgtttttagggagccctggtagcacagtggttaagagcttgcctgctaagcaaaaggtcagcagttcgtgatctgacagggatcacaacagagggtcctggactgagctggagaaaaatgtagaacaaaattcgaactcaaaaagaaagaccagatttgctgacctggcagagactggagaaaccctgagagtaaggCCCCGGACACCTtatcagctcaataatgaagtcactcctgaggctcacccttcagtcaaagattggacaggcccataaaacaaaaacgagactaaaggggcacaccagccttggggcaaggactagaaggcaggaggggacaggagagctggtaatagggaacctgaggttgagaagggagagtgttaacatgttgtggggttgttaaccaatgtcataaaacaatatgtgtactaatggtttaatgagaaactagttctataaactttcatcta contains these protein-coding regions:
- the ASPRV1 gene encoding retroviral-like aspartic protease 1, with protein sequence MAGSGHRSQEGHRGQAFVPEPFDGANLAPHLWLHRLEVINYFNDWDHVTKLRYLKESLRGDALEVYRGLSPEDQGDYGVVKETLMKNFGGPSAAHSHLPKEIVFANSMGKGYYLKGKIDKVPVRFLVDSGAQVSVVHPSLWEEVTDGDLDTLRPFENVVKVANGAEMKILGVWDTAVSLGKLKLKAEFLVANASAEEAIIGTDVLQDHNAVLDFQHRTCTLKGKKFRLLPVGGSLEDEFDLELIEEEPSSQEGQEQLSY